The Lujinxingia sediminis genome contains a region encoding:
- a CDS encoding IPT/TIG domain-containing protein, with protein MLPFPQPHVSTPRPPAWRALVLVSILLSVMVWSSACGDDVEPDPIDDPADTSYPDAGNDAGDRDVIDDSDASDAEDDGGRRPPPDDSGDFQFDEDLALSAVIPARGPTAGNTPVRFEGSGLTSETQIFFDDEPLETRFESGQLVASTPPATSTGPVTVRAFNLEGDSVELINGYTYADPLQVESFSPSVLPTTGGIEVTARGRGFTAELAINVGERASPRVTVISDELLRFIAPPHPAGAATVELVGPDTRTRVTDALTYFNELAILSISPASGPTAGGQLVTITAEGLTDDTEVSFDGRPAMVEAVNPAAGTVQVRTPAASAAGPADLQILNGHSADFLADAYHYDDSSAPALLGLSPARGDAAGGTLVSVAVRGLDAPGTELRFGGEPATLLTTGPTHALVLTPPGSPGKVDVTLHQGPTLIDTLPDAFDYLPTLTLESVTPAQGSSAGGEVVKLRGEGLDQVSSVDFGGVAAAFTLIDSTVLEVTTPAAAPSVVDVRVRQGQRDATLPDAYRFVGEPEIWSFYPTRGAIAGNTFVTLQGQGLEGDVALTLGGRPVTELERTGPNTLTFRTPANAVGPHDLDLRVEGQPVEAPYPFTYFNPLSTFGGASGAPVNGAVNITVLTLDGQPIAGAFVMLSTRADTPYQGRTNGFGQLTLSGPDVLGPQVITATAPTFSTVTTHQVDAENITVILSPIEPAEGEGGGGGYYPPIGVIRGEVRVTGKDSEIDGSLNVNLTRVRTSQSSMTGPTINPGLRGSIAGGEGNFQITTRTGDMALVAFCGHFDDQTETFTPLFLGIERYLFVGDGQQLEVDLECNIPLNRSLAVQLVDPIFSPDGPNTNRAIGYLDLGYEGYVRLFGDRTTLESLIRLQSFPAAEGILSDITYAVLAGSYRNGGVPYSQIALETISPWATSATSPPLVAVPRPVSPASGGLVTDGKLRLGLDGVAEPDLFYIVVRNAQGLPVWTFVVPGHERVVQLPELPDFSDLPADQRPEPYQPGTLYVVAYGLRIDDFDFDRFSYADFSSDRWAAFSVNTWQLRLSDE; from the coding sequence GTGCTGCCATTTCCCCAACCTCATGTCTCGACGCCACGGCCCCCTGCCTGGCGAGCGCTGGTGCTCGTGAGCATCCTTTTGAGCGTGATGGTATGGAGCTCGGCCTGCGGCGATGACGTCGAGCCTGATCCGATCGACGACCCGGCCGACACCTCGTACCCCGATGCGGGCAACGACGCCGGGGATCGCGATGTCATCGACGATTCCGACGCGTCCGACGCCGAGGATGACGGCGGCCGCAGGCCTCCACCCGACGACTCGGGCGACTTTCAGTTCGACGAAGACCTCGCGCTCAGCGCGGTGATTCCCGCCCGCGGCCCGACCGCCGGCAACACCCCGGTGCGCTTTGAAGGGAGCGGCCTGACCTCCGAGACGCAGATTTTCTTCGACGACGAGCCCCTGGAGACGCGCTTTGAAAGCGGCCAGCTCGTGGCTTCCACACCACCGGCCACGTCGACCGGCCCGGTCACCGTGCGCGCCTTCAACCTGGAGGGCGACTCGGTGGAGCTGATCAACGGCTACACCTACGCCGACCCTCTGCAGGTCGAGAGCTTCAGCCCGAGCGTGCTCCCGACCACCGGTGGCATTGAGGTCACCGCCCGCGGCCGCGGCTTCACCGCCGAGCTCGCGATCAACGTTGGCGAGCGCGCCTCCCCTCGCGTCACCGTGATCTCCGATGAGCTTTTGCGCTTTATCGCCCCACCCCACCCTGCAGGCGCTGCCACCGTCGAGCTCGTCGGTCCGGACACCCGCACACGCGTGACCGATGCTCTGACCTACTTTAACGAGCTGGCGATCCTCTCCATCTCCCCCGCCAGCGGCCCCACCGCCGGCGGCCAGCTGGTCACGATCACCGCCGAGGGGCTCACCGACGACACCGAGGTGAGCTTTGACGGCCGCCCCGCCATGGTGGAGGCCGTCAACCCGGCGGCTGGCACCGTGCAGGTGCGCACCCCGGCGGCCAGCGCTGCCGGTCCGGCGGACCTTCAAATCCTCAACGGGCATAGCGCCGACTTTCTGGCCGACGCCTACCACTACGACGACAGCAGCGCTCCGGCGCTCCTCGGCCTCTCGCCAGCGCGCGGCGACGCCGCCGGCGGCACGCTTGTGAGCGTCGCGGTGCGCGGACTCGACGCCCCCGGCACCGAGCTGCGCTTTGGCGGAGAGCCCGCAACCCTGCTCACCACCGGCCCCACCCACGCGCTCGTGCTGACCCCGCCGGGCTCGCCAGGAAAGGTCGACGTCACGCTGCATCAGGGCCCCACGCTTATCGACACCCTGCCCGACGCATTTGACTACCTCCCGACCCTCACCCTGGAGAGCGTCACCCCGGCTCAGGGCAGCAGCGCGGGTGGCGAGGTCGTGAAGCTTCGCGGCGAAGGCCTCGACCAGGTCAGCTCGGTGGACTTTGGCGGGGTGGCCGCAGCCTTCACCCTCATCGACAGCACCGTCCTGGAGGTGACCACCCCGGCTGCAGCGCCCTCGGTGGTCGATGTGCGCGTGCGCCAGGGCCAGCGCGACGCCACCCTTCCCGACGCGTACCGTTTTGTTGGCGAGCCCGAGATCTGGTCCTTTTATCCAACCCGCGGCGCCATCGCGGGCAACACCTTCGTGACCCTGCAGGGTCAGGGACTGGAGGGCGATGTAGCGCTGACCCTGGGCGGTCGCCCCGTCACAGAGCTTGAGCGCACCGGCCCCAACACCCTGACCTTCCGCACCCCGGCGAACGCCGTCGGTCCGCACGATCTCGATCTTCGCGTCGAGGGCCAACCGGTCGAAGCGCCTTACCCCTTCACCTACTTCAACCCCCTGAGCACCTTTGGCGGTGCGAGCGGCGCCCCTGTCAACGGCGCGGTCAACATCACCGTCTTAACCCTCGATGGTCAGCCCATCGCCGGCGCCTTCGTGATGCTCTCCACCCGCGCCGACACCCCGTATCAAGGCCGCACCAACGGCTTTGGGCAGCTCACCCTCTCCGGCCCCGATGTGCTCGGCCCGCAGGTCATCACCGCCACCGCCCCCACCTTCTCAACGGTGACCACCCACCAGGTCGACGCCGAGAATATCACCGTCATCCTCAGCCCCATTGAACCCGCAGAGGGCGAGGGTGGCGGCGGGGGGTATTATCCCCCGATTGGCGTGATTCGTGGGGAGGTGCGTGTCACCGGCAAAGACAGCGAGATCGACGGCTCGCTCAACGTCAACCTCACCCGCGTGCGCACCTCGCAGAGCTCGATGACCGGCCCGACCATCAACCCGGGCCTGCGCGGTTCCATCGCTGGCGGGGAGGGCAACTTCCAGATCACCACCCGCACCGGCGATATGGCGCTGGTAGCCTTCTGCGGCCACTTCGACGATCAGACCGAAACCTTCACCCCCCTCTTCCTGGGCATCGAGCGCTACCTCTTCGTCGGAGACGGCCAGCAGCTTGAGGTGGATCTGGAGTGCAACATCCCCCTCAACCGCTCTCTGGCGGTGCAGCTCGTCGACCCGATCTTTTCGCCGGATGGCCCCAACACCAACCGCGCCATCGGCTACCTGGACCTGGGCTACGAGGGCTATGTGCGCCTCTTTGGCGACCGCACCACCCTTGAGAGCCTCATCCGCCTTCAGAGCTTCCCCGCGGCCGAGGGTATCCTCAGCGACATCACCTACGCCGTACTCGCCGGGTCCTACCGCAACGGCGGGGTTCCCTACTCCCAGATCGCGCTCGAAACCATCTCGCCATGGGCCACCAGCGCCACCTCGCCACCCCTTGTCGCCGTGCCCCGGCCGGTCTCACCGGCCTCCGGCGGGCTTGTCACCGATGGCAAACTGCGGCTGGGCCTCGACGGCGTGGCCGAGCCCGACCTCTTCTACATCGTCGTCCGCAACGCCCAGGGCCTGCCGGTCTGGACCTTTGTCGTCCCCGGCCATGAGCGCGTCGTGCAGCTCCCCGAGCTCCCCGACTTCTCGGATCTACCCGCCGATCAGCGCCCCGAGCCCTACCAGCCGGGCACCCTCTACGTGGTCGCCTACGGGCTGCGCATCGACGATTTTGACTTCGATCGTTTCAGCTACGCCGATTTCAGCAGCGATCGCTGGGCGGCCTTCTCAGTCAACACCTGGCAGCTCCGCCTGAGCGACGAGTAG
- the mutS gene encoding DNA mismatch repair protein MutS, producing MKLTPMLQQYLDVKARYPDAILFFRLGDFYEMFFEDAQVVSREVGLTLTARSKGEDAVPMAGMPYHSSQTYITQLIEKGFSVAICEQIQDPKDADGIVKRDVVRVVTPGVQHDTDNLDARAPNYLAAAYFPDQPTADSAVGLAYLDVTTGDFRATELKGLSELLSELDRAEARELLLSEEGLALLEPHAERLGKVFMRPRAPEYFDPDALRARQGDGVRLADDLSTDGYFLSAEQVEDFFKTGRDFGFMTPTLIEGAISALLNYLIDTQRGVSSVIQRLSPYRAQSFLVIDESTKANLELTQTLMGGKRTGSLLSIIDRTMTAMGGRRLRHWLNYPLIDPTRITERLDAVEFLVKNPALRADLRKALDEVYDIERLCGRVSAGTANARDLKSLQGTLALIPGIAAIFPPESPALLKHLADGLDPCADLCAHIERALLDEPPTQLTEGGLFKMGYHPELDELLDLSHNGKDWMLRFEREERERSGISSLKIKFNKVFGYYIEVTRANLDLVPDRYIRKQTLANAERYFVPELKEQEERILGADERRKSLEYQLFEALRREVGEHLGRLLHSADGLADLDVLSGLAELAHRRDYVRPTLDQGTLLTIEDGRHPVVETTLASGERFVPNSVTIDSAAGRLLIITGPNMAGKSTIIRQVALITLLAQMGSFVPARSAHIGVVDKLFSRVGASDNLARGQSTFMVEMTETAHILNNATDRSLIILDEIGRGTATFDGLSIAWAVAEHLHNVIGARTMFATHYHELTELTRTLDGVINLSVAVKEWQEDIIFLRKLVEGQANRSYGVQVGRLAGLPPAVVERATRVLENLEAGQFDEMGLPTPGRTPGATPEPTRRHNPNQLTLFAAAGAAMAPEEREVLDQLAELNPDALTPIEALNALHTLIARLHDASGR from the coding sequence ATGAAGCTGACGCCGATGCTGCAACAATATCTCGACGTCAAGGCACGCTACCCGGACGCGATCCTGTTTTTCCGCCTGGGCGACTTCTACGAGATGTTTTTCGAAGACGCCCAGGTCGTCTCTCGCGAGGTGGGGCTCACGCTGACCGCGCGCAGTAAGGGCGAGGACGCCGTGCCCATGGCGGGCATGCCCTACCACTCCTCGCAGACCTACATCACCCAGCTCATCGAGAAGGGCTTCTCGGTGGCGATCTGCGAGCAGATCCAGGATCCGAAAGACGCCGACGGCATCGTCAAACGCGACGTGGTCCGCGTGGTCACCCCGGGGGTGCAGCACGACACGGACAACCTCGACGCCCGCGCCCCCAATTACCTGGCGGCGGCCTACTTCCCCGACCAACCCACAGCCGACTCGGCGGTGGGCCTGGCGTACCTCGACGTGACCACCGGGGACTTTCGGGCCACCGAGCTCAAAGGTTTAAGCGAGTTGCTCTCGGAGCTCGATCGCGCCGAGGCCAGAGAGCTTCTGCTCAGCGAAGAGGGACTCGCGCTCCTGGAGCCCCACGCCGAGCGCCTGGGCAAGGTCTTTATGCGCCCCCGCGCCCCGGAGTACTTTGATCCCGACGCTCTGCGCGCTCGCCAGGGCGACGGCGTGCGCCTGGCCGACGACCTGAGCACCGACGGCTACTTTTTGAGCGCCGAGCAGGTCGAGGACTTCTTTAAAACCGGCCGCGATTTTGGGTTTATGACCCCGACGCTGATCGAGGGTGCTATCAGCGCCCTGCTCAACTATCTGATCGACACCCAGCGCGGGGTCAGCTCGGTGATCCAGCGACTGAGCCCCTACCGCGCCCAGTCTTTCCTGGTCATCGACGAGTCCACCAAGGCCAACCTCGAGCTGACCCAGACCCTGATGGGCGGCAAACGCACGGGCAGCCTCTTAAGCATCATCGACCGCACCATGACGGCGATGGGCGGCCGCCGGCTTCGCCACTGGCTGAATTACCCGCTGATCGATCCGACGCGCATCACCGAGCGCCTCGACGCGGTTGAGTTTCTGGTCAAAAACCCCGCGCTTCGCGCCGATCTGCGAAAGGCCCTCGACGAGGTCTACGATATTGAGCGCCTCTGCGGTCGGGTCAGCGCCGGCACGGCCAACGCCCGCGACTTAAAGAGCCTCCAGGGCACGCTGGCGCTCATCCCGGGCATTGCCGCGATCTTCCCCCCCGAGTCTCCGGCGCTGCTCAAGCACCTGGCCGATGGACTCGACCCCTGCGCCGATCTCTGCGCGCATATCGAGCGCGCGCTCCTCGACGAGCCTCCCACCCAGCTCACCGAGGGCGGCCTCTTCAAGATGGGCTACCACCCGGAGCTCGATGAGCTCCTCGACCTCTCCCACAACGGCAAAGACTGGATGCTGCGTTTTGAGCGCGAGGAGCGCGAACGCTCCGGCATCTCCAGCCTCAAGATCAAATTCAATAAGGTTTTTGGCTACTACATCGAGGTCACCCGCGCGAACCTCGACCTGGTGCCCGATCGCTACATCCGCAAGCAGACGCTGGCCAACGCCGAGCGCTACTTCGTGCCCGAACTCAAAGAGCAGGAGGAACGCATCCTGGGCGCCGACGAGCGCCGCAAATCGCTCGAATACCAGCTCTTTGAAGCCCTGCGCCGTGAGGTCGGCGAACATCTGGGACGCCTGCTGCACAGCGCCGACGGTCTGGCCGACCTCGACGTGTTAAGCGGCCTGGCGGAGCTGGCCCATCGCCGCGACTATGTGCGCCCCACCCTCGATCAGGGCACCCTCCTCACGATCGAGGACGGCCGCCACCCCGTGGTCGAAACGACGCTGGCCTCCGGGGAGCGCTTTGTGCCCAACTCCGTCACCATCGACAGCGCGGCGGGCCGCCTGCTGATCATCACCGGCCCCAACATGGCCGGTAAATCCACCATCATTCGTCAGGTGGCGCTGATCACGCTCCTGGCCCAGATGGGCAGCTTCGTGCCCGCCAGAAGCGCGCATATCGGCGTGGTCGACAAGCTTTTTAGCCGCGTCGGCGCCAGCGACAACCTGGCCCGCGGCCAGTCCACCTTCATGGTCGAGATGACCGAGACGGCGCACATCCTCAACAACGCCACGGATCGCTCGCTGATCATCCTCGACGAGATCGGCCGCGGCACTGCCACCTTCGACGGCCTCTCGATCGCCTGGGCGGTGGCCGAGCACCTGCATAACGTCATCGGCGCGCGCACCATGTTTGCCACTCACTACCACGAGCTCACCGAGCTCACGCGCACCCTCGACGGCGTCATCAACTTAAGCGTCGCCGTCAAAGAGTGGCAGGAAGACATCATCTTTTTGCGCAAACTCGTCGAGGGGCAGGCCAACCGCTCCTACGGCGTGCAGGTCGGACGCCTTGCAGGGCTTCCCCCGGCGGTCGTTGAGCGCGCCACCCGCGTGCTCGAAAACCTCGAAGCGGGCCAGTTTGACGAGATGGGCCTGCCCACCCCCGGACGCACCCCGGGGGCCACTCCCGAGCCCACGCGCCGCCACAACCCCAACCAGCTCACGCTCTTCGCCGCCGCCGGCGCCGCCATGGCCCCCGAGGAGCGCGAGGTTCTCGACCAGCTGGCCGAGCTCAACCCCGACGCCCTGACTCCGATTGAGGCGCTCAACGCCCTGCACACGCTCATCGCCCGGCTGCACGACGCCTCCGGGCGTTGA